The Rhipicephalus sanguineus isolate Rsan-2018 chromosome 10, BIME_Rsan_1.4, whole genome shotgun sequence genome segment GCCTGCCGCAGAATGTAGTTCTTGCCTTGGCTGCCGCACCTGACAACCTGCCCCTCGACAAGCTGGCGGAGCAGGCTGATCGCGTTGCTGGCTATGCAGCAGGAGGTACTGTGGCAGCGGCATCTAGCGTTCCGTTGTCGCAACTCGAGAACCGGCCGTTTCGCCTCGAGCAACTGATCGATGGCTTCGCCGAGACTGTTAATGCACTACGGCCACCGTCCCACCCTCGTCGACGAGACCACGATTACCGTCCCAGATTGTCTCCGAAGTCTAGCTCCTGTTCCGGTCTTGGTCGATGCGTGTACTGCTGGTATCACAGCAACTTCGGTGCCAGCGCGCGTCCATGTCATGTTCCTTGCAGCTGGCAGGGAAACGTACCTCAGAGCCACTGATGGCGGCCAGTGACTCTTGCCATACGACAAGCCGCCTGTTCTATGTCACTGACAGGGTTGCCGGAGATCGATTtctggtggacacaggtgcagaggTCAGTGTGGTTCCTGCTGCGCGACTAGATCAGCAGCGCTCTCCGCAGACTGCGCCCCTTCAAGCAACCAACAACTCTACCATCAATAACTATGGTCATCGTTGTCGTACCATCGATTTGGGTCTCCGACGCACCTTCCGATGGGTATTTGTTGTTGAAGATGTACACATGGCCATATTGGGTGATGATTTTCTGACCCACTTTGCCCTCAGCGTTGATCTCCGGGCACGTACACCCGTCGACACGATCAAGCTGTCCATAGAAGGCGTCCTCGCACCTCCAACATATACCACTGGAATGGCGCCACTGATACCGGCATCTATGTTCGTCTGAATTCTGGCAGCCTTTCCAGCCATCACGAAGCCTTCCAACCTTGAGCTGCCTGTACGTCACAACGTCACGCATCATGTTGTCACTACTGGCCAACCAGTATTTTGCCGACCCAGACGCCTCGCTGGGGAGCGCCTTGCCATCGCGAAAACAGAATTCGACCACATGCTGCAACTGGGCATCATCCGCCCTTCGTCGAGAAGTTTGTCGTAAGCTCTCCACATGGTCCAAATGCATGATCCAGGGGATTGTCGCCCGTGTGGCGACTatcgtgccctcaacgcgcgcgcCATCCCTGATCGCTGTCCCCTCCCTCACATTCACGACTTCTCTGCCAATCACACGGTAGCGGTGATATTAGTAAAATAGACTTGGTCAAGGAATACCACAAGATTCTGGTTGAGTCAGCGGACATCCCGAAGGCTGCAATTGTGACGCCATTCGGACTTTTCGAGTGTGTTCGCATGCTGCTCGGATTGCGCAACGCTGCTCAAACGTTGCAGAGGTTTATAAACGAAGTAACTCGTGGACTCCCCTTCATATTTGCATATCTCGCCGACCTCCTGGTGGCCAGTGTTTCCCCCGAAAGCATTGCAACCATTTGCGTCTACTATTTTCTCGACTCTAGGAACATGGCCTTCTCATCAACCCCGCAAAGTGTGTCTTTGGTGTCGACGATATTGAGTTCCTAGGACACCGTGTGAAAACGAGGGGGAATCGGGCTGTTGGACAAGAAAGTTCAAGCCTTGCGTGACCTCCCTCACTCAACATCACTCCGAGAGCTCAGCGAGTTCCTGGGGCTGCTCAAATTCCACCGCCGTTTTCTTCCCACATCGCCCGCATTATCACACCGCTCACCAATCTCCCCAATACCACGAAAGCTCCGTCCTCACCACTGACTTGGACGTCTGACGCCGAAGCTTCCTTGCATGCTGCCAAGAACGCATTGGCAGACGCCACACTGATGGTACATCCTCTGCACGTTGCACCAATGCGTCTTATCACCGATGCTTCTAGTGCGGCTGTCGGCGCGGTTTTACAGCAGTGGCAGCACTACTCTTGGCATACACTCGGGTTTTTCTCTAAGAAACTGAAACACACAGAAACGCGTTACAGCACGTTCGGTCGTGAGTTCCTGGCCGTATTTGGGCATTCGTGATTTCCGACGCCTGCTGGAAGGCTCAAGCTTTCAAGTTCTCGCGGACCACAAGCCTTTGGCATTCGCTTTTCGCGGTAACCCCGATACTTATACCGCACGAGAAATACGGCACCTCAACATTATTTCCGAATTCACTGTGGACGTCTCGTACATTGAAGGACCAGTCAACTGGACTAGTGCAGATGCCCTCTCACGTATCGATGCGATATCGGCACCCACATTGATTTCGAAGAAATCGCCACGGCGCAACTTACAGGCGTCGAACTTCGGGACATCCGCTCATCGACCATATCAGTGGCGCTGTCCGACGTTCCCCTTCCATTTTTTTCGGGCACCATACCGTGTGACGTGTCACGGGGTCGAACACGTCCGTTTGTCCCACTCCGACTGCGCCGTCACATATTCAACAAGCTTCACGGCAGAAATTAGGTCACTCAGAGTTCGTGCTACGTAGCGTCTCAATGGACCCTCTTTGTCTGGCCGATTGTGAACTCCTACGTGCGTCGGTGGGCGCGTGAATGTCTGAACTGTCAACGCTCCGACACGACACACGAAATCGCCAATTCACGCATTTCGCCCACCCGATGCTCGGTTTGATCACGTTCACATCGACATCGTTGGCCCACTTCCACCATCCCGAAGTGCTCGCTACATCCGTTATACCCGCATCCGTTATACCCGCAGCCTTTCCTCTCATTGACATAACGGCACTAACCATGGCATCAGCGTCCGTCAGTGGGTTGATCTCTCGTTTCGGATGCCCCAGCGTTGTGAGCACCGATCGCGGCCGACAGTTCGAATGCGATCTCATCCGCGAACTCACACGCCTGCTTGGCGTTCGCCATATCCATACTACCGCCTACCACCCATCGGCAAATGGAATGGCTGAATGCTTTCATCGTCAACTTAAAGCCGCCTTGGTGGCTCACCATGCTCGTCCGTCTTGGGCTGAAGATCTTCCTCTCGTCCTGCTTGACATGCACTCGTCTATCAAGGAAGACCTCGGCTGCACAAGCGCAGAGTTTGTCTACGGTACAACATTGCGTATGCCGGGGGAATTTCGATCCAGACAGTTATGTTCAGCAACTCCGTTTCCTATTTTCACGCCTGCGTCCTTGCCCTAGTCGGGATGCATCATCGACTGACGTTTttgtcagcaaggacatggctacaGTGAGCGACGTTTTCGTCGGGCGTGAAGGAATTCGACCATCCCTTACGCCTCCCTAGGACGGCCCATTAAACGTGCTCAGCTGGAAAGAAAAAACTGTCACCATCGAACTCAACGGGCATGAAGAAGTCGTCAAGCTCGACATAGTCAAATCCGCCTACTTAGCAACGGCCCTGCCATTATGCGCTTTCGACTGCTAAGCCGCCTCTACAACCAAGGATTCACCCGACCTTCTGACATCAAAGGCAGTTTCTTTGACGCCAGTGCTTCGCCGCCATTATCACAAAAGCAGGGGAAGCCCTCTAGCGGTCATCGTCGTCTTTATCCGCCGACTATAAATTATGGCGCGAgcaggcgcatgtgcatgcgcatgttccccgttcctcgtgctgcgggctgcgaggttaaaatgaaaagaaaatgaagaatagccacagccacaggaacgttttcgaagccgtatgcgatttcctacgggagacaaagcgaattgcttattaggaTATTTAATTTcagtttatttttcattcatactggctacaaaatatatatatatatatatatatatatatatatatatatatatatatatatatagtcattttttttcatttttttgtagccttgaatattagtgtgagtttttcctCATGTTTCCTTTTtataaacatatttgaaatgtaaaacaattttatctcaaaaataaggtgccgcccgtttcatggccgatcccctgcggtgggttgcgccaggttgccaaggtccaaccaaccaaccaaccaaccaactcctgccatcggtctgaacggcTCCCCGACTTTTCGCTCGCTGCTACACGCATTGTTTTAGTGGACGTAACTTGAGTCTCTATAACACTAGTTCCCGGAATATCGCATTCTTTCTAGCAGGACAAAAGAAATGACGTAATACACCCGTAGTGGTATATACAACAGCGTCAACTgatataataattgctggtgtcCTAAGTGCTTAAAGCACGA includes the following:
- the LOC119406605 gene encoding uncharacterized protein LOC119406605, with translation MGTSHEATPYNHIKTTVLQRKSVSVRRRIQQLLNEEDLGEQRPSELLCRMKQLLSDSRLDANSPLRQELFFERLPQNVVLALAAAPDNLPLDKLAEQADRVAGYAAGGTVAAASSVPLSQLENRPFRLEQLIDGFAETVNALRPPSHPRRRDHDYRPRLSPKSSSCSGLGRCVYCWYHSNFGASARPCHVPCSWQGNVPQSH